Genomic DNA from Fusarium oxysporum Fo47 chromosome IX, complete sequence:
ACGCCTCAGTCGTTTTTCATCAAGGTTCTCTCGAAAGAGACAGGCATGAACATGGCAAAAGCGGAGTTCCATTCTATGAGCGCGATACATGAAGTTCTTCCAGAATTTGCCCCAAATCCCATCGCTTGGGGCACCTACGAGACCACAACAGATACACACTTCTTCGTCTGCGAGTTCCGAGAAATGAAGCAGGGTATGCCTGATCCTGACAAATTCGCCTCTCTTCTATCAACAATGCATCAGAAAAGTGTATCGCCTCCCGACAAGTTCGGCTTTCACACCACCACTTACGCAGGAAACTTGCCTCAGTACGTGGCGTGGGAGGATAGCTGGGAGACGTTCTTCGCCAAGTCGATGAGACGGGCGCTTGACCTAGAGATTGAAATGAAAGGGAATAGTGACGAGCTAGATGTTCTCTCGGAAGCTCTTTTCAAGAAGGTCATCCCAAGACTCCTGAGACCACTCGAGAGTGACGGCAGAACGGTGAAGCCTTCACTGGTCCATGGGGACCTCTGGCATGCGAATGCAGGGATCGATGCCCAGAGCAACCAACCTCTCATCTTTGATGCATGCTGCTTCTTTGCGCATAGCGAATGTACGATCCCCCCTTCGACGGAACCATTACTTCTGCTAACCATTTTGAACCGACAGATGAGTTTGGCCAGTGGCGGCCAGCATGTAATAGGTTTGGAGATGAGTATATCGCTGCCTACAACAAACTTGCCCAGATTTCGGCACCCAAGGAGGATTTTGAAGGTCGGCTAGACCTCTATAGGCTGTGAGTTAAGAAGCACATCTCTCTCTTCCTGGTCAATGGGGCTAACGTCAAGCTAGGAGATTTGATACTCATGTGTCAGCCCTTTTTGTCGATGACGAGACACTTCGCACGCAGTGAGGCTATTCTTGAACTGTTGTATGTTTTAGCTTCTAATTGTTTCACAGGGTTCTTGACGTTATGAGAGATCTGGTTCAGAGATATGGATACTAGAGAGAAGCAATATACGATACGCTGCGTGATCTCGTCAAGCCTCAGATGCCGGAATGTTGTCCCATCGGTAGCTTCAAAGCTGTTCCTTTAGTGGTGTATTCTGACTCTTCTACCTTCAACCTTACTGAACTGTCTAAGTGCAGTATGCGGTCTTTACTCAACTCTGAACGTGCAGCTTCATCAGTCAGGGAGTTGTGTTACTATTGTGTTCTCTCCCACTTCAGGACTCACGGATACCGGTCTTAATGCTTCTCACACCCCATTGCGGATCTCTCGTTTCTAGAATTGGCTATCGACCACTAACTCAATATTTCTTTGGCTAGGGAGAAATCCCAATCATCGACTCCGAAGCTTAGCACGAAGTTAATCTTGTGAGCATCGTCATCTACTCAGGTCACATCGGGACAGTTTACAGTTTTTCTTTACTTT
This window encodes:
- a CDS encoding Fructosamine kinase-domain-containing protein; protein product: MEHNDINQVECTTSIDPAVLRELPDGCKITSIKSHGVSFWAKTGRIDVLLGDGTPQSFFIKVLSKETGMNMAKAEFHSMSAIHEVLPEFAPNPIAWGTYETTTDTHFFVCEFREMKQGMPDPDKFASLLSTMHQKSVSPPDKFGFHTTTYAGNLPQYVAWEDSWETFFAKSMRRALDLEIEMKGNSDELDVLSEALFKKVIPRLLRPLESDGRTVKPSLVHGDLWHANAGIDAQSNQPLIFDACCFFAHSEYEFGQWRPACNRFGDEYIAAYNKLAQISAPKEDFEGRLDLYRLRFDTHVSALFVDDETLRTQVLDVMRDLVQRYGY